Proteins found in one Channa argus isolate prfri chromosome 7, Channa argus male v1.0, whole genome shotgun sequence genomic segment:
- the LOC137130166 gene encoding LOW QUALITY PROTEIN: tetratricopeptide repeat protein 24 (The sequence of the model RefSeq protein was modified relative to this genomic sequence to represent the inferred CDS: substituted 1 base at 1 genomic stop codon), which yields MSSILCPGKSCTCRYDMASDTSHPGEAEVNVRRWRQREVRRRKISAVDIEELTSAGHRALKDGRIKDALSCFKDALKTAEELQDSRVFRACSFNLGAAYVEAGHPQKGLNFLQQAELGPKADRIPDIQFNLALAHSALGQSQVATAHFLQAANLYRSQGAGRSEGDACMEMGHCYGRTRLKVXQVCDVLQEWALAVHGFLRAAETYKVASMLDSAATALKEAGSHMVQSDQFSHDDIVNVLTECLSLTDSIKDPWTLGNLYQSVGTSFCQLRCFKEAVQCFQAALGPTAQWPPLLAKVLHNLGAALNSMGRFTNAMGYHHLAAGIYGSLGYRGDQARCFSNLAFAYSQLDDEEEAAESFIHALQGFRDTEDHLAQVQVCESLAECYLKQRKQQKAVELYKEALSALSHCKDRPTRLWDRLVDGLTGALQQGLTVSLQRSRTLTQCPPRSNPRSSPVRQPIRKSDTTQSPGSVSNHQPEQRGEGPAGQEATGRQEVRGASDRAEHKSVAPGLHSFYQSDQFDQVQHSELLAPNTPGELWSDTKNPPAESETSLAEALPTGTGDIIEMPTPMSSRRSQFCSLM from the exons ATGTCGTCTAT ACTCTGTCCAGGTAAGTCTTGCACTTGCAGATACGACATGGCATCTGACACTTCCCATCCAGGTGAGGCGGAGGTGAACGTGAGGAGGTGGAGGCAGCGggaggtgaggaggaggaagatctCAGCAGTAGACATTGAGGAATTAACATCTGCAGGTCATCGGGCTCTGAAGGACGGACGCATTAAAGATGCTCTGAGCTGCTTTAAAGACGCTTTAAAGACTGCAGAAGAG CTGCAGGACTCCAGGGTCTTTCGAGCTTGTTCCTTTAACCTGGGAGCAGCCTATGTAGAGGCAGGACACCCCCAAAAGGGCCTAAACTTTCTGCAGCAGGCTGAGCTGGGTCCAAAGGCTGACCGGATCCCAGACATCCAGTTCAACCTGGCTTTGGCCCACAGTGCACTGGGGCAGAGTCAAGTGGCAACTGCCCACTTCCTGCAGGCTGCTAACCTGTATAGGTCGCAGGGAGCCGGAAGAAGTGAAGGAGATGCCTGCATGGAGATGGGCCACTGCTATGGCAGAACCCGG ttaaAAGTGTGACAAGTTTGTGATGTGTTGCAGGAATGGGCTCTGGCAGTCCATGGTTTTCTGCGGGCAGCAGAGACTTACAAAGTGGCATCTATGTTGGATTCTGCAGCCACTGCCCTGAAAGAGGCAGGAAGTCACATGGTCCAGTCAGATCAGTTCAGCCATGATGACATTGTGAACGTGCTGACTGAGTGTCTTAGTTTGACTGACAGCATCAAAGACCCCTGGACTCTAG GTAACTTGTACCAGTCAGTGGGCACTTCTTTCTGTCAGCTCAGATGTTTCAAGGAGGCGGTACAGTGTTTCCAGGCGGCTCTGGGACCCACAGCTCAGTGGCCCCCTCTGCTGGCCAAAGTGCTTCACAACCTGGGTGCTGCTCTTAACTCTATGGGCCGGTTCACAAACGCTATGGGCTACCACCACCTGGCTGCTGGCATCTATG gCTCTCTGGGTTACCGTGGTGACCAAGCTCGGTGTTTCAGTAACCTGGCTTTTGCCTACAGCCAGcttgatgatgaagaggaagcaGCAGAGAGCTTCATCCATGCCCTTCAGGGATTCAGAGATACAG AGGACCACCTGGCTCAGGTACAGGTGTGTGAATCATTAGCCGAGTGTTACCTGAAGCAGCGGAAACAGCAGAAAGCTGTTGAACTCTATAAAGAGGCTCTGAGTGCTCTGTCTCACTGCAAG gATAGACCCACCAGACTTTGGGATCGTCTGGTGGATGGTCTGACAGGAGCTCTGCAGCAGGGTCTGACTGTTAGTCTGCAG aGGTCACGTACACTCACGCAATGCCCTCCCAGGTCAAATCCTCGCAGCTCACCTGTCAGACAGCCCATCAG GAAGTCTGACACCACCCAGAGTCCAGGCAGTGTGTCCAACCACCAACCAGAGCAGAGGGGGGAGGGGCCTG CAGGGCAGGAAGCCACAGGTAGACAGGAAGTGCGTGGAGCCAGTGACAGAGCTGAACATAAGAGTGTAGCACCTGGATTGCACAG TTTTTACCAGTCAGACCAGTTTGACCAGGTGCAGCACAGTGAGTTACTGGCTCCAAATACACCTG GTGAGCTGTGGTCAGACACGAAGAACCCTCCTGCTGAAAG tgaaaCCTCATTGGCAGAAGCACTGCCTACAGGTACAGGTGACATCATTGAGATGCCGACCCCCATGTCCAGTAGGAGGTCTCAGTTCTGTTCTTTGATGTAG
- the LOC137129805 gene encoding gonadotropin-releasing hormone II receptor-like isoform X3 yields MTGNWSILTVTVSSLAPPTNSVVLPPLNSSQYPSLSDWKAPSFTRAAQFRVGATLVLFLFAACSNLALLISVWWGRGRQLASHLRPLMLSLASADLMMTFVVMPLDAVWNVTVQWHGGDTLCKLLCFLKLFAMHASAFILVVISLDRQHAILHPLDALSAHCRNRRMLLLAWSLSLLLASPQLFIFHTISVEPVNFIQCATHGSFSRRWQETLYNMFHFTTLYIIPLLVMSCCYSRILLHIHQQHLQDKAGESYLRRSGTDIIPKARIKTLKMTVVIVLSFVVCWTPYYLLGIWYWFHPDMLRVTPEYVHHALFVFGNLNTCCDPVIYGFYTPSFRADLAACCRRMTIETSPQSQDRLSAQQGPTSGESDPATNNQDL; encoded by the exons ATGACAGGTAACTGGTCCATCCTGACGGTGACAGTGTCATCACTGGCGCCACCCACCAACTCGGTGGTCTTGCCCCCTCTCAACTCCTCCCAGTACCCCTCCCTCTCCGACTGGAAGGCTCCCAGTTTCACCCGGGCCGCTCAGTTCCGTGTTGGTGCCACTTTGGTCCTCTTCCTGTTCGCGGCCTGCAGTAATCTCGCCCTTCTGATCAGCGTGTGGTGGGGGCGTGGCCGGCAGCTGGCATCTCACTTGCGGCCGCTGATGCTAAGCCTGGCGTCAGCTGACTTGATGATGACGTTTGTGGTGATGCCACTGGATGCTGTGTGGAACGTGACAGTGCAGTGGCACGGAGGGGACACACTCTGCAAGCTGCTCTGCTTCCTGAAGCTTTTTGCCATGCATGCCTCCGCCTTCATTCTCGTTGTCATCAGCCTTGACCGACAACACGCCATCCTCCACCCACTGGACGCGCTTAGCGCACACTGCAGGAATCGCCGCATGCTGCTGCTGGCCTGGAGCCTCAGCCTGCTGCTTGCATCACCCCAG CTCTTCATCTTCCACACCATCAGCGTGGAGCCTGTCAACTTCATTCAGTGTGCAACGCATGGCAGCTTCAGCCGCCGGTGGCAGGAAACACTGTACAACATGTTCCACTTTACCACGCTGTACATCATCCCCCTGCTGGTGATGAGCTGTTGCTACAGCCGTATCCTGCTGCATATCCACCAGCAGCACCTGCAAGACAAAG CAGGTGAGTCCTACCTGCGTCGCAGCGGCACTGACATCATACCAAAGGCTCGAATAAAGACTCTGAAGATGACGGTGGTCATTGTTCTATCCTTTGTGGTGTGCTGGACTCCATACTACCTGCTGGGGATCTGGTACTGGTTCCATCCTGACATGCTGCGTGTCACACCTGAGTACGTGCACCATGCACTCTTCGTGTTCGGGAACTTAAACACCTGCTGTGACCCTGTCATCTATGGCTTCTACACGCCATCTTTCAGAGCTGACCTTGCTGCCTGCTGCCGTCGGATGACCATTGAAACCTCACCACAATCCCAGGACCGTCTGTCGGCCCAACAGGGACCTACCAGTGGGGAGTCAGATCCTGCCACAAACAACCAG gatTTAtga
- the LOC137129805 gene encoding gonadotropin-releasing hormone II receptor-like isoform X1 produces MTGNWSILTVTVSSLAPPTNSVVLPPLNSSQYPSLSDWKAPSFTRAAQFRVGATLVLFLFAACSNLALLISVWWGRGRQLASHLRPLMLSLASADLMMTFVVMPLDAVWNVTVQWHGGDTLCKLLCFLKLFAMHASAFILVVISLDRQHAILHPLDALSAHCRNRRMLLLAWSLSLLLASPQLFIFHTISVEPVNFIQCATHGSFSRRWQETLYNMFHFTTLYIIPLLVMSCCYSRILLHIHQQHLQDKAGESYLRRSGTDIIPKARIKTLKMTVVIVLSFVVCWTPYYLLGIWYWFHPDMLRVTPEYVHHALFVFGNLNTCCDPVIYGFYTPSFRADLAACCRRMTIETSPQSQDRLSAQQGPTSGESDPATNNQVQHSRSLSAY; encoded by the exons ATGACAGGTAACTGGTCCATCCTGACGGTGACAGTGTCATCACTGGCGCCACCCACCAACTCGGTGGTCTTGCCCCCTCTCAACTCCTCCCAGTACCCCTCCCTCTCCGACTGGAAGGCTCCCAGTTTCACCCGGGCCGCTCAGTTCCGTGTTGGTGCCACTTTGGTCCTCTTCCTGTTCGCGGCCTGCAGTAATCTCGCCCTTCTGATCAGCGTGTGGTGGGGGCGTGGCCGGCAGCTGGCATCTCACTTGCGGCCGCTGATGCTAAGCCTGGCGTCAGCTGACTTGATGATGACGTTTGTGGTGATGCCACTGGATGCTGTGTGGAACGTGACAGTGCAGTGGCACGGAGGGGACACACTCTGCAAGCTGCTCTGCTTCCTGAAGCTTTTTGCCATGCATGCCTCCGCCTTCATTCTCGTTGTCATCAGCCTTGACCGACAACACGCCATCCTCCACCCACTGGACGCGCTTAGCGCACACTGCAGGAATCGCCGCATGCTGCTGCTGGCCTGGAGCCTCAGCCTGCTGCTTGCATCACCCCAG CTCTTCATCTTCCACACCATCAGCGTGGAGCCTGTCAACTTCATTCAGTGTGCAACGCATGGCAGCTTCAGCCGCCGGTGGCAGGAAACACTGTACAACATGTTCCACTTTACCACGCTGTACATCATCCCCCTGCTGGTGATGAGCTGTTGCTACAGCCGTATCCTGCTGCATATCCACCAGCAGCACCTGCAAGACAAAG CAGGTGAGTCCTACCTGCGTCGCAGCGGCACTGACATCATACCAAAGGCTCGAATAAAGACTCTGAAGATGACGGTGGTCATTGTTCTATCCTTTGTGGTGTGCTGGACTCCATACTACCTGCTGGGGATCTGGTACTGGTTCCATCCTGACATGCTGCGTGTCACACCTGAGTACGTGCACCATGCACTCTTCGTGTTCGGGAACTTAAACACCTGCTGTGACCCTGTCATCTATGGCTTCTACACGCCATCTTTCAGAGCTGACCTTGCTGCCTGCTGCCGTCGGATGACCATTGAAACCTCACCACAATCCCAGGACCGTCTGTCGGCCCAACAGGGACCTACCAGTGGGGAGTCAGATCCTGCCACAAACAACCAG GTTCaacacagcagatcattgtctgcatattga
- the LOC137129805 gene encoding gonadotropin-releasing hormone II receptor-like isoform X2, producing MTGNWSILTVTVSSLAPPTNSVVLPPLNSSQYPSLSDWKAPSFTRAAQFRVGATLVLFLFAACSNLALLISVWWGRGRQLASHLRPLMLSLASADLMMTFVVMPLDAVWNVTVQWHGGDTLCKLLCFLKLFAMHASAFILVVISLDRQHAILHPLDALSAHCRNRRMLLLAWSLSLLLASPQLFIFHTISVEPVNFIQCATHGSFSRRWQETLYNMFHFTTLYIIPLLVMSCCYSRILLHIHQQHLQDKGESYLRRSGTDIIPKARIKTLKMTVVIVLSFVVCWTPYYLLGIWYWFHPDMLRVTPEYVHHALFVFGNLNTCCDPVIYGFYTPSFRADLAACCRRMTIETSPQSQDRLSAQQGPTSGESDPATNNQVQHSRSLSAY from the exons ATGACAGGTAACTGGTCCATCCTGACGGTGACAGTGTCATCACTGGCGCCACCCACCAACTCGGTGGTCTTGCCCCCTCTCAACTCCTCCCAGTACCCCTCCCTCTCCGACTGGAAGGCTCCCAGTTTCACCCGGGCCGCTCAGTTCCGTGTTGGTGCCACTTTGGTCCTCTTCCTGTTCGCGGCCTGCAGTAATCTCGCCCTTCTGATCAGCGTGTGGTGGGGGCGTGGCCGGCAGCTGGCATCTCACTTGCGGCCGCTGATGCTAAGCCTGGCGTCAGCTGACTTGATGATGACGTTTGTGGTGATGCCACTGGATGCTGTGTGGAACGTGACAGTGCAGTGGCACGGAGGGGACACACTCTGCAAGCTGCTCTGCTTCCTGAAGCTTTTTGCCATGCATGCCTCCGCCTTCATTCTCGTTGTCATCAGCCTTGACCGACAACACGCCATCCTCCACCCACTGGACGCGCTTAGCGCACACTGCAGGAATCGCCGCATGCTGCTGCTGGCCTGGAGCCTCAGCCTGCTGCTTGCATCACCCCAG CTCTTCATCTTCCACACCATCAGCGTGGAGCCTGTCAACTTCATTCAGTGTGCAACGCATGGCAGCTTCAGCCGCCGGTGGCAGGAAACACTGTACAACATGTTCCACTTTACCACGCTGTACATCATCCCCCTGCTGGTGATGAGCTGTTGCTACAGCCGTATCCTGCTGCATATCCACCAGCAGCACCTGCAAGACAAAG GTGAGTCCTACCTGCGTCGCAGCGGCACTGACATCATACCAAAGGCTCGAATAAAGACTCTGAAGATGACGGTGGTCATTGTTCTATCCTTTGTGGTGTGCTGGACTCCATACTACCTGCTGGGGATCTGGTACTGGTTCCATCCTGACATGCTGCGTGTCACACCTGAGTACGTGCACCATGCACTCTTCGTGTTCGGGAACTTAAACACCTGCTGTGACCCTGTCATCTATGGCTTCTACACGCCATCTTTCAGAGCTGACCTTGCTGCCTGCTGCCGTCGGATGACCATTGAAACCTCACCACAATCCCAGGACCGTCTGTCGGCCCAACAGGGACCTACCAGTGGGGAGTCAGATCCTGCCACAAACAACCAG GTTCaacacagcagatcattgtctgcatattga